The Phyllostomus discolor isolate MPI-MPIP mPhyDis1 chromosome 4, mPhyDis1.pri.v3, whole genome shotgun sequence genome window below encodes:
- the PPIG gene encoding LOW QUALITY PROTEIN: peptidyl-prolyl cis-trans isomerase G (The sequence of the model RefSeq protein was modified relative to this genomic sequence to represent the inferred CDS: inserted 2 bases in 2 codons; deleted 1 base in 1 codon) has protein sequence MGIKVQRPRCFFDIAINNQPAGRVVFELFSDVCPKTCENFRCLCTGEKGTGKSTQKPLHYKSCLFHRVVKDFMVQGGDFSEGNGRGGESIYGGFFEDESFAVKHNKEFLLSMANRGKDTNGSQFFITTKPTPHLDGHHVVFGQVISGQEVVREIENQKTDAASKPFAEVRILSCGELIPKSKAKKEEKKRHKSSSSSSSSSDSDSSSDSQSSSDSSDSESASEEKSKKEKKKHRKNSRKHKKEKKKRKKSKKSASSESEAENLDTQPQSTVRPEETPPIPENRFLMRKSPPKADEKERKNRERDRERECNPPNPQXASYQRRLLVTRSGRKLKGRGTKRYRTPSRSRSRDRFRRSETPPHWRQEMQRAQRMRVSSGERWIKGDKSELNEIKENQRSPVRVKEKKVTDHRHVSESPNRKSEKEKKVKDHKSNSKERDVRRNSEKDDKYNKNKVKKRAKSKSRSKSKEKSKSKERDTKHSRHEEKRMRSRSKXKDHENAKEKEKSDSKGKDQERSRSKEKSKQLESKSNEHDHNKSKEKERHAQSRSRERDATKGKHSYNSRTRERSRSRDRSRRVRSRSHDRDRSRSKEYHRYREQEYRRRGRSRSRERRATPGRSRSKDRKRRRRDSRSSEREESQSRNKEKYRNQESKSSHRKENSEGEKRMYSKNRDYSSSNNNRDKKADRDQSPFSKIKQSSQDNELKFSTLKNKEDGKTRSSVEKENQKSKGQENDHVHDKNKKFDHESSPGNR, from the exons ATGGGAATAAAAGTTCAGCGTCCACGATGTTTTTTTGACATCGCCATTAATAATCAACCAG ctggaaGAGTTGTCTTTGAATTGTTTTCTGATGTGTGCCCCAAAACATGCGAGAACTTTCGTTGTCTTTGTACAG GTGAAAAGGGGACAGGCAAATCAACTCAGAAGCCATTACACTATAAGAGTTGTCTCTTTCACAGagttgttaaagattttatggTTCAGGGTGGTGACTTCAGTGAAG GAAATGGACGAGGAGGGGAATCTATTTATGGAGGATTTTTTGAAG ATGAGAGTTTTGCTGTCAAACACAACAAGGAATTTCTCTTGTCAATGGCCAACAGAGGAAAGGATACAAATGGTTCACAGTTTTTCAT AACAACGAAACCAACTCCTCATTTAGATGG GCATCATGTTGTTTTTGGGCAAGTGATTTCTGGTCAAGAAGTTGTGAGGGAGATAGAAAACCAGAAAACAGATGCAGCTAGCAAACCATTTGCTGAGGTGCGGATACTCAGTTGTGGAGAGCTAATCCCCAAGTCGAAAG ctaagaaagaagaaaagaaaaggcataaatcatcttcctcctcctcatcatccaGTGACTCAGATAGCTCAAGTGATTCTCAGTCCTCCTCTGATTCTTCTGATTCTGAAAGTGCTTCTGAAgagaaatcaaaaaaagaaaaaaagaaacacaggaaaaattcccgaaaacacaagaaagaaaagaagaagcgcaagaaaagcaagaaaag CGCATCTAGTGAAAGTGAGGCTGAAAATCTTGACACACAACCCCAGTCTACTGTCCGTCCAGAAGAGACCCCTCCTATACctgaaaatagatttttaatgagaaaaagtcCTCCTAAAGctgatgaaaaagaaaggaaaaacagagaaagagacagagagagagagtg TAATCCGCCTAACCCCC CTGCTTCATACCAGAGGCGACTTTTGGTTACTAGGTCTGGCAGGAAACTTAAAGGAAGAGGGAC taagcgTTATCGAACTCCATCTAGATCCAGATCAAGGGATCGTTTCAGACGTAGTGAGACTCCTCCACATTGGAGGCAAGAGATGCAAAGAGCTCAAAGAATGAGG GTATCAAGTGGTGAAAGATGGATCAAAGGGGATAA gagtgagttaaatgaaataaaagaaaatcagagaagcCCAGTTAgagtaaaagagaagaaagtaactGATCACAGGCATGTGTCTGAGAGTCCaaatagaaaaagtgaaaaggaaaagaaagttaaagACCATAAATCTAACAGCAAAGAGAGAGATGTcagaagaaattcagaaaaagatgataagtataataaaaacaaggtgaagaaaagaGCCAAATCTAAAAGTAGGagtaaaagcaaagagaaatcaAAGAGCAAGGAAAGAGATACAAAGCATAGTAGACATGAAGAAAAGAGGATGAGGTCAAGGAGTA AGAAGGATCATGAGAAtgctaaagaaaaggaaaaatctgaTTCTAAAGGAAAAGATCAGGAAAGGAGTAGAAGTAAAGAGAAGTCTAAACAGTTAGAATCAAAAAGTAATGAGCATGATCATAATAAaagtaaggaaaaggaaagacatGCACAGTCTAGGAGTAGAGAACGTGATGCAACTAAAGGCAAACACAGTTACAATAGTAGAACAAGGGAACGAAGCAGAAGTAGGGACAGGAGCAGGAGAGTGCGATCCAGAAGCCATGACCGTGATCGTAGCAGGAGCAAGGAGTaccataggtacagagaacaggagtacaggagaagaggaaggtcaCGAAGCCGAGAGAGAAGAGCAACACCAGGAAGATCAAGAAGTAAagatagaaagagaaggaggagagattcacggagctcagagagagaagaaagtcaaagcagaaacaaagaaaaatacagaaaccaAGAAAGTAAGAGttcacacagaaaagaaaattctgaaggTGAAAAGAGAATGTACTCTAAAAATCGTGATTATAGTAGTTCAAATAATAACAGGGATAAAAAGGCTGATAGAGATCAAAGTccattctcaaaaataaaacaaagtagtCAGGACAATGAATTAAAGTTTTCCACATTGAAAAATAAGGAGGATGGGAAGACCAGATCCTcagtggaaaaagaaaaccaaaaatcaaaGGGTCAAGAAAATGACCATgtacatgataaaaataaaaaatttgatcaTGAATCAAGCCCTGGAAACAGATGA